DNA sequence from the Peptoniphilus sp. GNH genome:
CATCATTCCCTCTTTAGATGCATCAAGAGCGTCTTTTATCTTCATAGCCGCTAGTAAATATCCTATAAGGTAGAGGGCGCTTATCTCTTTATTAATAATTAGATTTACGCCAACAAATATCACAACAGCAAGGGAAATAAAGCTAAAAATTGATGAAAGTGACATAATTAAAATAAGTCCTATCTCTGTCTTTAAGTGCACTTTTTCACTTTTATCCATTTTTTCATATAGCTTATCTTTCATTTCCTCTGATAAGCCATAGGCTTTGATCTCCATTTGCATCTCGATATTTTCTTGAAAGCTTTCTGAGTTTTCTCTTAAGACGTCATAATATCTTTTTTGTCCCTTAACCTGATGTTTTTTAGATAGTGGTATAAATATAAAGCTTAATATCGTTGGTATAAGTACAGCTAAACCCATCTTGACATTGCTCACTAGCATCATAATGGATATTAGTGGGAAGAAGAGTGCCATACCGCCCACTTTGGGTATCGAGTGGCTCATTGCATGCTCTATACCTTCAATATCAGACATGATTGTCTGTGCTAGGTCTGAAATATCGTGTTTAGAAAAGTATGATATAGGTAATTTTGATAAATTCTCTGCTGTCCTTATTCTTAAGTCCGCACTTTCTTGATATGTTGTTCTATATAATTTATCGTATTCGATAGAAAGCAAAATATACATTACTATCAAGGTAAAAACTGAGAATGCTATATAAAATCCCTTGCTTTTAACAATATTTTCCAAAACTTCCTGAGCAAAAATCATTAGTAATATCGCAGGAAGCATGTTTATACAATAAACGAAAAATGAAGCCAGTGTTGCTTTACTTAAATTTCTTGCTCCTTTATCTGTAAGAGCAAATCTTTTTTTATAAAACTCCTTCATTTGAAACCCTCCATTCATTCGCACTGTTAAACATTTCTTGCAGTCTCTTATACTTTGTATCACTTGACATTAATTCTTTGTCAGAACCTCTTTCTATAATTTTGCCACAATCCATAACAAGTATTTCATCAAGGTCTTTAATTGTAGATAGTCTGTGTGCAATCATGATAACTGTTTTACCCTTCATAAGATTCTTGAAAGCTTTTTGCAATTCAAACTCGTTATCTGGGTCAATAGATGCTGATGCTTCATCCATAATAATAATTTTAGAATCCTTTAAAATTGCTCTGGCAATTGCGATTCTTTGTTTTTCTCCACCAGATAAATAAACTCCTTTTGAGCCTATGATAGTATTTTCTCTTTCTGGGAATTTGTCTAATATCAAATCGCATCCTGCTAATTTTAAGGCTTTCATAACGTCATCTTTGCTCGCATCTTGATTAGCTAAAGCTACATTGTCATAAATACTTTTCTTGAATAATTTTGAATCTTGAAAAACAAAGGAAATGGCTTTAATTAAAGCTTCATCAGAGTATTCACTTATTGCTACGCCGCCTATCTTTATGCTTCCTTCATTAACATTGTAAAAACCCGATATAAGTTTTGCTACTGTTGATTTACCTGATCCCGATGAACCGACTAGCGCATAGGACTTTCCTTCTTCTAATTTAAAGGATAAATTTTCAATGACGGCCTTGTCATTATAAGCAAAGCTAACATTGTCAAAGTCTATATTGTAGTTTTTAAAATTATTGACATCACCATGGACCAATTTGTCTTTTTGCATATCATTGTAAAGTGCCTCTAAAGTATCTACTGCATAATTGCCTTGAGAAATATACATAGCGTACCACATCATCCTCATAAATGAAACAAAGAGAACTCCTGATAAGAATAAAATCATAATAAGCTCAATTAAAATCGCCTTGGCGCTGCCTAAGCTAGTCATAAAATAAACTATAGGAATAATTAAAATTGCAATAAAACCAAAAAATAACCATTGATACAAAATATAAGGTTTTTTACAAGATAGTGTATAATTATAAGCATACTTCGAGTAATCTTTTATTGCCTTGTAAAAGCTTTTAAATGACTCTACATTTGCTCTAAATATCTTTACTACCTGCATACCTCTAACGTATTCAACAGTCTCTGCACTTAGTTTAGATAGAGCTTCTTGGTATATCTTCATAAATTCTTGCTCTCCCATCATTGCACCTAAAATTAAGCCATCGATTATGGTAAGAGCAAGCAAAGTTATGCCAACTCTTATACTTACTATAAAGCCGAGTGCAAGTACAAGTACGGGTGTAACTATTGCCTGAGAACTATCGGGAATCATGTGAGCTACAACCTGATGAGTTTGCGCGGCGTTGTCATCTATGATCTTTCTTATTTGACCAGATGGATTTAGGTCAAAGAACCTAAAACTTGCTTTCTCTAAGCCGTCTATCCCCCTTTTTCTTAAATTTGTTTCAAGCCTAAAACCTAGTATGTGAGAACATGTTCCTGAAACAGAATAAAATATTGCTCCACATGTTAGTGTGATAACAGATTTTAATGCTATGCTCTCTGCACCAGATAAATCTGAATTAATTATTAAATTATCCAGAAATTTGTAGATTAAATAAAATCCATATACCGTAAGTACAGCAGATATAGCAGAAAAGACTATAGCTAAAAAACCAAGATATTTTTTATCCTGTACATAAGCAAATAGTTTTTTGTAAATCTTCATAATATTATCTCCTTTCTTTGATATTCCTTTTAGATATGAATTTAATTAGCTGATAGTAATTATCATTGCTTTTCTATTATACGTCTGGCATAATTACTAATACAATAGTTTTGAATTAATAAGGCTAATTGGGATATTGTCTAAAAGGGATAGGTATATTATGACATATTTTGATTTTGTAAAAGATTATATGAAAGTAGATGAATTTAAAAATAACAAGAAATATTCAAGTGCAGGCCACACTTTTTGTTGGAAAAAAGAGGACTCTACTTATGGAGAAGGCCTATATTGGTTTTATAAAGGAGACGGCTTCATTATTGATATACTTGATTTTTATATCAGTGAGGAAGTAGTTAAAAATAATACTTATAGTATGTCAGATTATGTTTCAATATATTCAAGCTACATTGTAAGCGCAAACGGAGAAAAGTTTAATCCATATCAAACTCTTACTGCAAACTCCTTATATACTCTTGATTTTGATAATATAAGAGATGACTTCCTATTTTTATTACACGAGAACTCTTACTATCTTGCTGTTTCCATCGGTTTTAAAAAAGAGCTAATAGAAAAACATTTAGCATCTATTAACATTAATCCGGAATCATTTTATTCAGCTTTACTTCAACCGAATCAAATAATTCTTACAAAATCCTTAGAAAAAGTTGCATTGGAAATATTAAATTGTAAGATGGACGTTCCTGCCGCTGATTTTTTCTTTAAAGCTAAAGCAAATGAGTGGATAAGTATAATAATCGATACATACTTAAATAGAAATAAATATAAAATTGAGTCTGATGATAATAAAGCACTTGAAGATGTATCTAAGTTTTTAGATGATCATTTCGCCATGAATGTAAATCAGGAAACCCTTGAAAAAATATCTAAAATGAGTGGAACAAAATTAAAAAATTTGTTCAAAGAAAAATATGGTCAAAGCATTACAGAATACACTCAAAGAAAAAGAATGAATGTAGCTGAAACTCTTCTCTTAAATACCGAACTACCTATAAAGGAAATAGCTGAATCTGTCGGATACACATCCCATAGCAAATTTTCCATTTATTACAAAAGATACAAGGGAAAACTTCCTAGTGATGTTCGTAATTTAGCTTGCAAACATCACAATTTAAAATGTGATTATTATGATTAAAGTAATTTTTATATTTATAGGCCTTTATCTTATATGAGTTTCTATATATTTTTATAGGTATATATAAATTTGGTAAAAAGCAATAATCATCCCCCGGCGTAGCTGGGGGTTTTTCTTATGCGGCCCAAAGGGCCTTTTTTACTTGCTGCGTCTCAAGGACGCCTGTGGTTTACCACTTGCAATTTCTACTTGCTAACCCCTAAAGGGGTCTATATTGTCCATTGTTATCTGGCCGCTTAATTCGTCTTCTTTCAGCTGGTTTTGTATATACTCTTGTATTGCTTTGGTGTTCTTCCCTGCAGTATCTACATAATATCCTCGGCACCAAAATTGTCTGCCTCTATATTTATATTTTAAGTTTCCCCATTTTTCATATATCATTATGCTGCTCTTTCCTTTCAAAAATCCCATAAAACTTGATACTGATATTTTGGGTGGTATTTCTAATAGCATGTGTATATGGTCAGGGCATACTTCTGCTTCTATTATATTTACTTCTTTCCAACTGCATAATTCTCTTAATATTGCTCCTATTTCCAATCTTTTACTTCCATAAAATTCTTTTCTTCTATATTTTGGTGCGAATACTATGTGATATTTACAGTTCCATTTTGTATGTGATAGACTGTGAGTGTGATTTAAATTCATTAAAGACCTCCTGTTGTTTTTGTGTTTTGGTAAACCACAAATTTATTTTAACATGGGGGTCTTTTTTATCAGTTTTTCATCGCTGAAGCTAAACGGAACCCCCAGTCTAACTGGGGGTTTTCTAATTACAAAAAGAAGTAGATTTTTTCTCTACTTCTCCTAAAAATTTATTTTTCATTATTCACAATTTTTTTATAATTTTCTAGCTAAAAATACTAGATGCTCTTTCTCGTCCAGATGGTATTCACATTTAAATCCTATCTTATTCAATGTTTCTGTAAGATATTCGGGAGAATAAACTTCAAAATCTAGCATATCCGCCCATTTTTTTATGTTTTTATGCTCTCTATATGCTCCTTCGTTGCATATTAGAAACTGACCGTCTTTTACTAGAACACGATGGATTTCCCTAAAAGATACTTCTATATTCTTCCAAAAATAAATTGTTTCAAAGGCAGTTACTATATTTATGGATTCATCTTCAAAAGGTAACTTAGCCACGTCTGCTTCAATAATTTTACACCTGCCATCTTTTATAGCTTCGCTATTTACTGAACTTGCAATATCTACACTTGTTTTTGAATAGTCCATTCCATATACTTTTTTAGCCTTTGTTAGGAAGTATTGAACATTACGTCCACCACCACATCCTAGATCTAAAACTACATCCGAGGTTTTAATATTCAAAAAGGATCTGCCCCATTTCGCCAATTTTTCGTGACCAATGTTCATTTCTTTCACCATGAAACGACCACCGAAATTATTTTTAGGATTTTTTACATTTTCAAAAAATTTTTTTAACATTTCTATCTCCTATTGATAACTATTATTAGTGTAATTTTATCATGAATTTTATCTTTATTCAATTTTATATCCTTTCTACATTGATATTTCCCAGATTTTCGATAATCGAAATTCTTGATTTCCGATTTTCGGAATTCTTGTTATTATGGTTATTTAAGGGTGTGACTTTTCGTTACTCCCTTAAATTTCTCTGGTCATATCTTTTTTATATTTTGAACTTCTAACATCTTCCATCTCTTTCATAAATAATATTAATCATTAACAGCAATTGGCTTTGCATAATAAACAAAGATCATTGCGTCATATAAATCTTTTGGAACTTCCTTTACCCTATAAGTCCTTGGCATGAATTTCATAAGAGGAGAATATCCTTCACCCAGACTTATCATGTTGATTTCTTTATTTATAAGGTCAAAAGTTTCTCCATCTTTAACTTTTGTAAAATCTAAATAATATTTTCCTTTAAATTTTCTCGCACTGTAAGCTAAAGGATCAGCAGATACAAAGACATGGTTTGACCTCTTGTTATCTGGACCAGCCACATTGATATTAACAATTCCCTTATAAAAGTCTGTTCCAATAATAAAATATTTTTCTCCAAAAATTTTCTTTAAGTGAGACCCCATTGGCTCATAAAATTTTTCACTTTTTGCAATGTGACCGTTGTGTCCAGAAATTAAAAGCATCTTATTTCCCTTTGATTTTTCAAAATCACTTATCCATTTAACATTCTCAGCCATAAGCTCATCTCTAACATTATTTACTTTTACATAGTCATTAAAATCTAATTCGTAATATTTTATACTATTTAATATATTTGTAAGAGCTCTTGAAGCTATTTTTGCATCTGAAGAGGATAGGGCGTCTGCATAAGCTTTTATCTCTAACAACAAAGCTTCCTTATCTTTTATCTGTGAAATCTTAATTTTTTCATCTTTTATAAAAGAAAGCTCCTTTTTCAAGTCTTTTTCTTGTAATATATTATTTTCCTTACAAAAATCTAATATTAAATCAATAGATTTTTCTGGATTTTGCATGTCAAAGCCGTAAAAAGAAAGTTTGTCCTCATCCTTGGCTTTTTGATTGTAGTCAAACATATAATTTATAAGATCGCTCATATTCTTTGTGTGATAAATATTAAAAGAAAAAATTCTTGAAATATTTTCATCTCTCTTGTTTCCGTGAATGTAATTGTTGATTATCATTCCTTCGCCAAAATCAGCTTCAATAGCAAAGCTCTTTAAATTATTTTTTTCAACTAAAGTCTTTATAACTTCTAATTTTAAATCTTGAAAATCAGAATTCCCGTGAGCCGCTTCCCCAAGTCCAACGACTTGTATATTGTCATCTAAGTTTATTTGGCTTACAGCTTTGCCATAGTCTTCTATATCAGAAATATTTTTTCTGGCATTTAACTTCGGAAGATTAATCCATAAAAAATCTCCAATCCCTATAAGAATAATAAGGGATACTAAAAAAATTAAAATTCCTTTAAATATTTTCTTTATCATTTTCTCACCTCTTACTACATTTTTTTAATATTTTATCATACTGTTGCTTCTTATTTTGCCGCTTCTTTTTCTGCTTCCATTTTCGCTTTTGCTGCCTTTATTGTGTATGTTATTATGGTTTGTGCTGCTTGACCTGCTTCTTTACTTATTTCTTCGTTTATCATGTTTTATCTCCTTTTTTTGAATTAAAAAAAGGGAAGTATAGACTTTAATTTTTCTATACTTCCCTTTGATTGTTTTTATTTGGTTGTTCTTGGTGGTGGAATGCTTTATTTTGATGATTTTATATATTTCTTAGGTATTTGTACCTTTTATACTTTAAAATAGCTTACAATGCCTTTCCACCTTTAGTAGTTTATGTGTGTTCTTTTGTCTGATAGATAGTTTTTCATGTTGGAATATATAATCTGTATTTCTTCATTGTCCATCGCTTTTATTTCTTCTGTGCTTTTATATGTTTTGTATGTTCCATCTTGATCTGCTTTTATGAGTTCATCTATTAGCTCTTGCCTTTTATTCATCTTCTATTACCTCCTAGATCTGCCTTTATTTTCTTGGTCATATTATAGCTTGGATAAGATATTTTTACCAGGTCTTATCTTTCTTGATTTTTATAAAAGTCTTTAGTCATTTGTCTTTTTTTATTAAACTTATCACTATCTTGCTTATACTCTTTTATTTTTTCTATGATACTTTCTTTTTCTTTTTTATTTACCTTGGCTATGGCTTATTTAAAATCATACTCCATTTGCTTTTTCTAAATATTATTCACCTTTTTTCTTATTTCTTTTTCAAGATTTATGGATTCTTTTGCTGCCTTTATTGCGTATGACATCATGGTTTTCTGAGAATAAAAAAGGAGGACTTCTCCACTTTGGCGTAAAAAGTCCTCCGAAAATAACAATCAAATTAACTCTTATTGTTATTGAATTATTTAATTTTTGTGTTAAAAGTTACTTTCAAAAACTTTTATTATCAAAAAACATCGTCATCTCCCATTAAATACTCATCTATTTAGTCAAACATCAAAATAGATGTATTTACTTAAAACTCCATTTATTTGCTCGCTCTCTTATTGAAATGAATGATTTATATATCCCATCTTGAGTTATAAGCTCATTATGCGTTCCTTCTTGTGCTATTTCCCCTTTATCTAAAACTATGATGTTATCTGCTTTCCTAACAGTTTCTAACCTGTGTGCAATCATAATAACTGTTTTATTCTGTACTAAATTATCGATGGCTTGCAAAATATGGCGTTCATTTTCTACATCTAAAGCACTGGTAAATTCATCTAAAATCACAATGGGAGCATCTTTGAGTATTGCTCTAGCTATCGCTATTCTTTGTTTTTCTCCGCCGGATAAAGTGCTACCCGCTTCGCCAATTTTAGTTTCGTATCCTTTTTGCAAGCTTTTTATAAAGTCATGACAGCGCGCTTTTTTTGCAGCGGATATAATATCCTCATCACTGGCATTTGGCTTTGCCAAACGAATATTATTCATAATTGTATCTTCAAACAAATACACATTTTGAAATACCATACTTATATTTTTCATCAATTCTTCGGTGGAGATATTTGTTATTTTTGCTCCACCAATCAGAATTTCTCCTTCGCTTACATCATAAAATCTCGGTATAAGCTTGCAAAACGTTGTTTTTCCTGAACCTGAAGGTCCGATAATCGCTGTAAGTGTGTTCGGTTTAAGAGCTACTGATATTCCCTTTAAAGCTTCTCCTTTTCCGTAAGAAAAACTCACGTTTTTAAATTCTATTTCATTGGATTTTATATTTTGAATAGGTGATAATACCTTTATTTCTTCAGCATTTTCCATACTGCTTATATCCTTTAGTGAACTATCTAAAAGCCCAATCATAGAAAGAATAGAACCTGCTTGACTTACAGACTGGAATATTACAAAGCTCATAATCAATAAATTGATGGCTTTTTGAGGAGAAATTTCTCCACTATTCCACATAAAAAACGCATAGCTAATAATCATAATTTCAAACAGTTGTATCGTAAGACCGGCACCTATGCTTGAGGGAATAGATTTTTCGGATAAATTTATATTATTAACACAACTACCATCTATATCTTTTTTTACTCTTTCATCTTTTTCTCCCATACCAAAAGCCTTAATTACGCTTATTCCCTGTATAAATTCAATAGCACTTTCCGTTAATTTTGTTTGTGCTAATTGTCTTTTGGGAGCTTCGCTTCTTGAAATTTTCATTTGATAATTAACTACAAACAAATATGTTAATATGCCTGCAAATATTACAACGGAAACTTGCCATTCATAGTAAGCAAATCCTAAAACTATTGATATAGCAGATAAAATTCCACCTATCACATGAATTAAAATGATTGGTGCGACTTGTTCTACAGTTGAAATAGATGTAGTCAGTGTTGAGTTTATATTTCCTACTGAATTTTTGCTAAAGAACCCTAAATAGAGTTTTTTAAATAATGAGCCAAAATATAACCTTTTATCTTTCGCCATCTCAAATCCAACGGATACAGAACCCAGTTGTGTGAAATAACCAAGACCAAATACTCCGATGATACATACAATTCCGAGTATCATTACCTTATAAATATAATTGTCCATTAAATTACTATTAAACATGGCGTTTACCGCTAAAATTATTGCTATCATTTTCAGCATAACGAATATGCCTTCTATAAATGATAGAATTAAAATTTTGACTAAACTGCCTTGCCTTTTCTTACTAAAGTTCCTTACACTTTTTATAGCTTCAAACATATTCTCACCTCCAATCAATTTGCTATTTCATATAAATGCTTATACGCAGAACACGACTTAATAAGTTCTTCATGTTTTCCATCGCAAATGATTTTCCCATTTTCCATATATATGATCTTATCTGCATTTATGACAGTTTTAATTTTATGTGTAATAACAATTAGTGTTTTTCCTTTGGTAAATTCCAGTAACTCTCCTTGAATTTTTTCTTCATTTTCAATATCTGTACTTGCAGTTGCTTCATCTAATATGATAATTGGAGCATTTTTTAGAATTGCTCTGGCAATAGCTATTCTTTGCTTTTCTCCACCGGATAACCTATCCCCTGCGATGGTGTCATATCCATCAGGCAAAGTTAGAATAAAATCATGACAACCGGCTCTTTTAGCAGCTTCTATCACCTCATCATTCGTTGCATCTTTTTTACCTATTCTAATATTTTCCAAAATAGTATCATCAAATAAAAATGTATTTTGATCCACATAGGATATAAGAGTATTCAGATCATTCATTGAAAGGTCTTTTACCCCTATACCACCTATTTTTATGTTTCCTTTCTCAAAATCCCAAAATCCGGCTAAAAGTTTCATTAGAGTTGATTTTCCTGAACCTGAAGTACCAATAATTGCAGTCATAGTTTTTTCTTTAATGGTTAAATTCACATCATCAACATCATTTTTTGTACCATCATAAGAAAATTGTAAATTTTCAAACGCTATGTCGTATGTCATTTTTTCTTTTAAATTAGAATTCTCACTTCTCTTAAGTTCCGGATAATCTAAGATTCCTTTTATTTCCTTAGTAACAGTTCCCATCTGTGCCAATTGGTCAACATAACTGGATGCTTTAACAATCGGTTTAAATATTCCAAGAGAAATCATCATAAACAAAAATAAACTTTGCTCAGTAAGAAACCCATTATTAAAAAATATCAATCCCACAACAATTGTTGGAAATATAGATACAGGAGCTATGCTATAGGAAAGAGACGCATAAATCTGTGAGCTTTTCATCCAGTTTATAGCATACTCCGCATGGCGTATGACTGCATTTTTATATTTAGCATAGGAGCTATCTTCCATATTGAAAGTTTTAATTACATCAATCCCCTTGACATACTCTATAACCGCTTGATTCATATTCTTTTGTGCCTGTACTTGTCCCTCATATTTTTTCTTATATCCAATCATCATAAGCATTCCGATTGATAGTCCAAATATAACCCAAAGAAATATAATCCCGGTAAGCTTAATATTAACTGCAAGCATCCAAACAATCATGGCAATAGGTATCAATAAATTTGCAGTCATCTCAGGAAGTAGATGTGCTAATGTTTTTTCTATATCTTCCACCCTATCTACCAATATCGTTTTTAATGTTCCACTAGGATTCATATCAAAATATCCCATCGGCAATCTAACAAATTTATCACAAATTGCATATCTTAAGTCCTTTAGCGTTAAGTATGCTGCTTTATGAGATATAAGTGTTGAAATATTTGAAAGCAGCACCCCTGATATTTTGCAGATTATAGTGAAAATCAAGACATATATCATGTTGTTTCCATGAAATCCTTTGAAGATATATCCCGCTAAAATTCCAACAAAAGCGTAGGATAACAGTTCGCATAGAACAGAAAGCATACTTAGCATAACAGATAAAATATATCTTTTTTTGTATGGCTTTATAAACGAATCCATTTCTTTAAAAAAGTTTGGTTCTTTCTCTTTTTTCATGACTTCACCCTATGCATTAGCTTCTTTTTCTAAAATATGTTTCCTTACGACCTTGCTACCTATATAAGCTCCTGCGATTGCTGAAACTATAACTAAGGCAAGTAAAACCAGCGTTCCCCAAGAAGAAATCATTTTGCCTGCCGCTATAATATTTGAAGCTAACTCCTTTTGTTTCATGGCTCCTATAGTTTTATTCAAGGCTATTGTATATGGATAAATTACACTTCCAATTGAAGCCAAAGTTTGCTGAATAACATAGCTGACTCCAATAACTTTTAAATTACCATAACCTTTTTTATATAATAAAAACTCTGCTATCAATCCTGAAATTACAAACATCAAAATATATGGTGGATAGAATGCTATCACTCCTTGAATAAGGGAATATATAAAAAACGCTCCTCTTTTTTTCACTTTCACTCCGATAACATAGAAAACAATACCCTGTAATAATGAGTAAAGCACCGGTGTTAAGAGTATGGTAATTGGTGTTGCATACATGAATGTTCCAATCGAAAATATCAAAATGTTACACAATGATAATAAAGTAACTGTAATGATATCTTTCGCTTTCAATTTGTTTTTGTTCATGATTAAGTCCTCCTATTTTTATAAAATATTTATCATCAAAATTACTATCATTCCAATCATCAATATGTAATCGCATAAATTGAACTGTAAAGTAACATAAGATGATTTTTTATGATTTAAAGCAATTCCTCTTGTTTCTGCTGAAGCTGATAAAGTTTCCCCTATTCTTATCACTCGAAAAATGAGTGATACAATCAGAGCCTCAAGATAATCTATTTTTTCTTTTATTATATTTTTATGCTTGCAACTTCCTCTATTTCTAAGCACATGTCTAAGTAATTTAAAATCATTCCTTAGCACCGGGAAAAACCTGAAAGAAACTGCAAGAATCAATAATAACT
Encoded proteins:
- a CDS encoding ABC transporter ATP-binding protein/permease is translated as MKKEKEPNFFKEMDSFIKPYKKRYILSVMLSMLSVLCELLSYAFVGILAGYIFKGFHGNNMIYVLIFTIICKISGVLLSNISTLISHKAAYLTLKDLRYAICDKFVRLPMGYFDMNPSGTLKTILVDRVEDIEKTLAHLLPEMTANLLIPIAMIVWMLAVNIKLTGIIFLWVIFGLSIGMLMMIGYKKKYEGQVQAQKNMNQAVIEYVKGIDVIKTFNMEDSSYAKYKNAVIRHAEYAINWMKSSQIYASLSYSIAPVSIFPTIVVGLIFFNNGFLTEQSLFLFMMISLGIFKPIVKASSYVDQLAQMGTVTKEIKGILDYPELKRSENSNLKEKMTYDIAFENLQFSYDGTKNDVDDVNLTIKEKTMTAIIGTSGSGKSTLMKLLAGFWDFEKGNIKIGGIGVKDLSMNDLNTLISYVDQNTFLFDDTILENIRIGKKDATNDEVIEAAKRAGCHDFILTLPDGYDTIAGDRLSGGEKQRIAIARAILKNAPIIILDEATASTDIENEEKIQGELLEFTKGKTLIVITHKIKTVINADKIIYMENGKIICDGKHEELIKSCSAYKHLYEIAN
- a CDS encoding MptD family putative ECF transporter S component, which codes for MNKNKLKAKDIITVTLLSLCNILIFSIGTFMYATPITILLTPVLYSLLQGIVFYVIGVKVKKRGAFFIYSLIQGVIAFYPPYILMFVISGLIAEFLLYKKGYGNLKVIGVSYVIQQTLASIGSVIYPYTIALNKTIGAMKQKELASNIIAAGKMISSWGTLVLLALVIVSAIAGAYIGSKVVRKHILEKEANA